The segment TTCCGGTTACGTATGCTCCGAATTTTTGATCCGATATCCATTTTTTTCACCTCGTTAGTTGCTTCATAAGAAACATAGTTCTATTTTAGCAAACAAATGGTTGACATTCCAGTGAAACCTTGTTATCTTATAGAAAATAAAGATTCTTATTAGGAAACAAATTTGAGCCGAAGAGGCCATTTTTTCTGCAAGGATGTTTCTTGATAAGAATATTTTATTCTTTTAATAGATTTCAATTCACACCCGAGAAAAAATAACCACAGAAAGGATGAGCAGAATGAGCGCGCCTTTAGTTTACGAATTGCAAAAGCCACGTAAGGCAGATCCTGGTAAAACTTATCCAGCGCTTTTTGTCATGCATGGCATGGGCAGCAATGAAAAGGACATGCTGAATTTGGTTAACGGACTGGAAGAGTATTTTTATATTTTCAGTATTCGCGGACCGCTCGAACGGCCTCCAGGCTATGCCTTTTTCACGATTGAGCGATATGGGAAACCTCATCAGGAAGTATTTGAGGCAGCGGTTGATAAAGTCAAAGATTTTATCGGCTGGGCTGAAGGCGAATATCCATTGGATGCAAGCCGGATTTACTTGCTTGGATTTAGCCAAGGGGCAATTCTTTCGATGGCAGCCGGGCTGGCATTAGGAAAGCGCATCAAGG is part of the Planococcus shenhongbingii genome and harbors:
- a CDS encoding alpha/beta hydrolase; this translates as MSAPLVYELQKPRKADPGKTYPALFVMHGMGSNEKDMLNLVNGLEEYFYIFSIRGPLERPPGYAFFTIERYGKPHQEVFEAAVDKVKDFIGWAEGEYPLDASRIYLLGFSQGAILSMAAGLALGKRIKGIVALSGYIPEFVKTEFQQSSMDGLSLFISHGEQDQALPFEWGQASRDYFESLGADVTFKHYPVPHTVSLQNYKDFEKWLLDSLA